A part of Dreissena polymorpha isolate Duluth1 chromosome 13, UMN_Dpol_1.0, whole genome shotgun sequence genomic DNA contains:
- the LOC127855966 gene encoding uncharacterized protein LOC127855966: MASDIKTNEFYTIMADETTDKSNREQVVVVFRDVDEDLNVHEDFVGFHQVNSIDATTLTSVIEDTLLRMNLILSQCRGQCYEGAINMTGAKRGVATNILAKEERFVFTHCYGHALNLAVGDCERQCKLLRDTMDTVHEVSKLIKYSPKRDSTLQTLKEEMSPDTPGFRVLCPTRWTVRAASLCSVLDNYTVLLTLWDTCYEQTKDLEIRSRIVGVRSQMESFDLFFGVHLDYIILRHTDNLSRTLQQKDMSASEGQAVASMTVETLTSKRSDDAFDKFWVDVNSKLDDVDVGEPVVPR, encoded by the coding sequence ATGGCCAGCGACATCAAGACAAACGAGTTCTATACAATCATGGCTGACGAGACAACAGACAAGTCCAACCGAGAACAAGTGGTGGTAGTCTTCAGAGACGTGGACGAGGACTTAAATGTGCACGAGGACTTTGTTGGGTTTCACCAAGTAAATTCCATTGACGCCACTACACTGACGTCGGTCATAGAAGACACTCTTCTAAGAATGAACCTAATCTTGAGCCAGTGCAGAGGGCAGTGTTATGAAGGGGCCATCAACATGACCGGAGCGAAGCGTGGTGTGGCGACAAACATCTTAGCAAAGGAGGAGCGATTTGTTTTCACGCACTGCTACGGACATGCGCTCAATCTGGCGGTTGGGGACTGTGAACGTCAGTGCAAGCTCTTGCGCGACACCATGGATACAGTGCATGAAGTCTCCAAACTGATTAAGTATTCACCAAAGAGGGACAGTACCTTACAGACCCTGAAGGAGGAGATGAGCCCCGATACCCCTGGGTTCCGTGTACTGTGCCCTACGAGATGGACAGTGCGTGCAGCAAGCCTGTGTAGTGTCTTAGACAACTACACTGTGTTACTGACCTTGTGGGACACCTGCTACGAGCAGACCAAAGACTTGGAGATCCGTTCCAGGATAGTAGGCGTGCGGTCCCAGATGGAGAGCTTCGACCTCTTCTTTGGTGTCCATCTGGATTACATCATCCTGCGACATACAGACAACTTGAGTCGCACCCTACAACAGAAGGACATGTCCGCATCAGAGGGTCAGGCAGTTGCATCAATGACGGTGGAAACATTGACCAGCAAGCGCTCCGACGATGCCTTCGACAAGTTTTGGGTTGACGTCAACAGCAAGCTCGATGACGTCGACGTAGGAGAGCCAGTGGTTCCCAGGTGA